A single window of Candidatus Bealeia paramacronuclearis DNA harbors:
- a CDS encoding site-2 protease family protein: MELFENIITWGIPIILAVTLHEAAHGYAALRYGDDTALRAGRLSMNPIKHIDLFGTILMPLFLFMSGAPFLFGYAKPVPVNFARLRRPRQDMVVVALAGPLTNVFLAFLSALLIHLVAWFPEVLQPLLMKMLGVSILMNCVLAIL, encoded by the coding sequence ATGGAGCTTTTTGAAAATATCATCACCTGGGGAATTCCCATTATTTTAGCGGTCACCCTTCATGAAGCTGCGCACGGCTATGCGGCCCTAAGATATGGAGATGACACGGCACTTCGCGCCGGGCGTCTTAGTATGAATCCGATCAAACACATTGATCTTTTCGGAACCATTTTGATGCCCCTTTTTTTGTTTATGTCAGGGGCTCCCTTTTTATTTGGATATGCCAAACCCGTGCCAGTGAATTTTGCCCGCTTAAGACGGCCCCGCCAAGATATGGTTGTCGTCGCTTTAGCAGGCCCATTAACCAATGTTTTTCTGGCATTCCTGTCCGCACTTTTAATCCACCTTGTGGCGTGGTTTCCTGAAGTCCTCCAACCCCTTTTAATGAAAATGCTCGGCGTCTCCATTTTGATGAATTGCGTTTTGGCCATATTATAA
- the nagZ gene encoding beta-N-acetylhexosaminidase produces MLSLPKPIIFGCEGHSLTQEEKVFFEKHQPLGLILFARNIENPDQVRALIEDFKSSLKHKNPPILIDQEGGRVARLRPPFWKAYPTAKTFGDLAKSDLEKAKTETYRNFKSIAQDLKDLGISVNCAPLLDLNVDGADQIIGDRAFSRDSKIAGILGHEVIRSFQDSGITSIIKHIPTHGPADCDSHEDLPRVTMTHKELKPHFEAFKVNKNAPWAMTAHIIYEALDSLNPATHSPKVISEIIRGEIGFQGILVSDDIGMKALKGTFQDRAQKALLAGCDVVLHCSGKMDEMEDTIRGVLPLSEMTLARWEALHGAF; encoded by the coding sequence TTGTTGTCACTCCCTAAACCTATCATTTTTGGTTGTGAAGGTCACTCTTTGACCCAAGAGGAAAAAGTTTTTTTTGAAAAACATCAACCTTTGGGATTAATTCTTTTTGCGCGTAATATTGAAAACCCAGATCAGGTCCGTGCTCTCATTGAAGATTTTAAATCAAGCCTTAAACACAAAAATCCTCCCATCCTCATTGATCAAGAGGGTGGACGTGTGGCGCGCCTGCGGCCCCCCTTTTGGAAGGCGTATCCAACAGCTAAAACTTTTGGGGATCTGGCAAAATCTGATTTGGAAAAAGCCAAAACCGAAACTTACCGCAATTTTAAATCAATTGCTCAAGATCTGAAGGACTTAGGCATTTCGGTTAATTGTGCCCCACTGTTGGATTTGAATGTCGACGGCGCTGATCAAATTATTGGAGATCGTGCATTTTCAAGGGATTCAAAGATTGCCGGAATTTTAGGCCACGAGGTCATTCGTTCTTTTCAAGATTCAGGAATTACATCTATTATCAAGCATATACCAACCCATGGGCCCGCAGATTGTGATAGTCACGAAGACTTGCCCCGTGTAACGATGACGCATAAAGAACTCAAACCCCATTTTGAAGCTTTTAAAGTCAATAAAAACGCGCCCTGGGCGATGACGGCCCATATTATTTATGAAGCTTTGGACTCTCTTAATCCAGCAACACATTCCCCCAAAGTCATCTCTGAAATTATTCGAGGAGAAATTGGATTTCAGGGCATTTTAGTTAGTGATGATATCGGCATGAAAGCCTTGAAGGGAACCTTCCAAGACCGCGCACAAAAAGCCCTTTTGGCGGGATGCGATGTTGTGCTTCATTGTTCTGGAAAGATGGACGAAATGGAAGATACAATTCGTGGGGTTTTGCCCCTTTCTGAAATGACTTTAGCGCGGTGGGAGGCCCTCCATGGAGCTTTTTGA
- a CDS encoding SPOR domain-containing protein yields MSLRIDDEDRYWHDHEHDENMGWWRFASPLKYVLILLGAVILIVGGWYLFFNVRPIQSQSIPLIRADQTPYKIPSDDKSVSSVQNQDKLVYERLQSNPEVAHVEHILPEPEPVAEIIPPVQLVDEEDPVKMVPQYPDVEHVPEAVAQQFENLPEETNLMAEEDPVLEEEDPISALISKASVEENGVANDSPQEEKKVEAKKEEKVTGGVQIQLGSLKSKEDAEDEWKRLSKKHANVLGKLKHSVQKVDLGAEKGVFHRLRVGHFTTREKAKVACSALKEKGVECLVVTP; encoded by the coding sequence ATGAGCTTACGCATTGATGATGAAGATCGTTATTGGCACGATCATGAACACGATGAAAATATGGGTTGGTGGCGATTTGCATCCCCTTTGAAATACGTCCTCATTCTTTTAGGAGCTGTAATTTTGATCGTGGGCGGTTGGTATCTTTTTTTTAACGTGCGCCCAATACAATCTCAATCCATCCCTCTGATTCGTGCTGATCAAACACCTTATAAAATTCCTTCTGATGATAAATCGGTAAGTTCCGTCCAAAACCAGGACAAACTTGTTTATGAGCGTCTTCAAAGCAATCCAGAAGTGGCCCATGTCGAACATATTTTGCCAGAGCCAGAACCGGTAGCGGAAATCATACCGCCTGTCCAATTGGTGGATGAGGAAGATCCTGTGAAAATGGTGCCGCAATATCCCGATGTAGAACATGTTCCTGAGGCCGTAGCTCAGCAATTTGAGAATCTTCCCGAAGAAACAAATCTGATGGCAGAAGAAGATCCGGTTCTTGAGGAAGAGGATCCCATCTCTGCCCTTATTTCAAAAGCTAGTGTTGAGGAAAATGGGGTTGCAAACGATTCTCCCCAAGAAGAGAAAAAGGTTGAAGCCAAAAAAGAAGAAAAAGTGACTGGTGGAGTTCAAATTCAATTGGGGTCTTTGAAGTCCAAAGAAGATGCGGAGGACGAATGGAAACGTTTATCGAAAAAACACGCTAATGTTTTGGGTAAGCTTAAACATAGCGTTCAAAAAGTAGATCTTGGGGCCGAAAAAGGTGTTTTTCACCGCTTGAGAGTAGGGCATTTCACAACCCGCGAAAAAGCCAAGGTTGCATGTTCTGCCCTTAAAGAAAAGGGAGTCGAATGCCTTGTTGTCACTCCCTAA
- the argS gene encoding arginine--tRNA ligase → MNFFETYRHHILTILTQLIQEGSLPEGLDLNRITTEPPRDPSHGDMSTNAAMVLAKPTGLNPRALAELLLPALQKLPFVSTVEIAGPGFINIRLENSFFLDLLKDILEVGDNFGASTLGRGEKINIEYVSANPTGPLHAGHGRVAVVADVLATLLQKVGYGVCREYYINDAGNQARILARSTYLRYQEALGIQIPEIPEGYYPGDYLKDVGKSIALRDGAKWLNQDESQWLEVFQTFAVEMMMKMIRTDLELIGIHQDVFTSEMALQKSGAVEDAVDSLQKKGLLYEGILEAPKGKVIEDWEPRPQLLFKSTEFGDDVDRPLKKFDGSWTYFAPDIAYHLNKFERGFSRMINVWGADHGGYVKRIRSAVKAVTDQKGDVDVIICQIVNFLDNGVPMKMSKRAGTFVTISDIVEQVGKDVFRFMMVSRKNDAHLEFDLQQVLAQSKDNPVFYVNYAYARVHSVKRMAGETFPRVDFSRAVLKTADFTQLQDPDELRLVQLLAGWPRQVEGAAEAHEPHRLTYYLYELAQQFHMLWNKGKEDALLRFILPENLEVTKARLALLQALADVIASGLKIFGVTPQEEMRG, encoded by the coding sequence ATGAACTTTTTTGAAACTTACAGACACCATATCCTCACTATTTTGACACAACTCATTCAGGAAGGAAGTCTGCCTGAAGGCTTGGACTTGAACCGTATTACAACGGAACCCCCTCGCGATCCCAGTCACGGTGACATGTCCACCAATGCCGCTATGGTTTTGGCAAAACCCACAGGTTTGAATCCACGTGCTTTGGCAGAACTTCTGTTGCCCGCACTCCAAAAACTGCCTTTTGTATCAACTGTTGAAATTGCAGGGCCAGGATTTATTAACATTCGCCTTGAGAACTCTTTTTTCTTAGATCTTCTCAAGGATATTTTGGAAGTGGGCGATAATTTTGGAGCCTCCACTTTAGGCCGGGGAGAGAAAATCAACATTGAGTACGTCTCAGCCAATCCCACAGGTCCTCTTCATGCTGGACACGGACGGGTGGCTGTAGTGGCTGATGTTTTGGCAACGCTGCTTCAAAAAGTCGGATATGGCGTTTGTCGCGAGTACTACATCAATGACGCCGGAAATCAGGCCCGGATTTTAGCACGATCCACGTATTTGCGTTATCAAGAGGCTTTGGGCATTCAAATTCCTGAAATTCCTGAAGGATACTATCCGGGGGACTATTTGAAGGATGTCGGTAAATCCATTGCACTGCGTGATGGTGCGAAGTGGTTAAATCAAGATGAATCTCAGTGGCTTGAGGTTTTCCAAACCTTTGCCGTTGAGATGATGATGAAGATGATTCGCACGGATTTGGAACTCATTGGAATTCATCAAGACGTTTTTACATCTGAAATGGCACTTCAAAAATCAGGCGCTGTTGAAGATGCCGTTGACAGCCTTCAAAAGAAAGGCCTTTTATATGAAGGCATTTTGGAAGCTCCCAAAGGCAAAGTGATAGAAGATTGGGAGCCCCGTCCTCAATTGTTGTTTAAATCGACGGAATTTGGAGACGATGTAGATCGCCCTTTGAAAAAATTCGATGGCAGCTGGACCTATTTTGCTCCGGACATTGCCTATCATTTGAATAAATTTGAACGGGGCTTTTCCCGCATGATCAATGTGTGGGGAGCAGATCATGGCGGATACGTAAAACGCATTCGCTCGGCCGTCAAAGCTGTGACGGATCAAAAAGGCGATGTGGATGTGATCATTTGCCAGATCGTGAATTTTCTCGATAATGGCGTTCCCATGAAAATGTCAAAACGTGCGGGTACGTTCGTAACCATTTCTGATATTGTCGAGCAGGTCGGAAAAGACGTTTTTCGTTTCATGATGGTGAGCCGTAAAAACGATGCTCATTTGGAGTTTGATTTACAGCAAGTTTTGGCCCAATCCAAAGACAATCCTGTTTTTTATGTGAACTATGCGTACGCCCGGGTTCATTCTGTCAAGCGTATGGCAGGGGAGACTTTCCCACGGGTTGACTTCTCAAGAGCGGTTCTGAAAACCGCTGATTTTACTCAACTTCAAGATCCCGATGAATTGCGATTGGTTCAGCTTTTAGCGGGATGGCCACGACAAGTTGAAGGTGCGGCTGAGGCTCATGAGCCACACAGACTCACCTATTATTTGTATGAACTTGCACAACAGTTTCATATGTTGTGGAATAAGGGCAAAGAAGATGCCTTACTGAGATTTATTTTGCCAGAGAATCTTGAAGTGACAAAAGCCCGGTTGGCCTTACTTCAAGCGCTTGCGGATGTGATTGCTTCGGGATTGAAAATTTTTGGGGTTACCCCTCAAGAGGAGATGCGCGGATGA
- the erpA gene encoding iron-sulfur cluster insertion protein ErpA, giving the protein MNPRLTITESAAKQIAHLISEEKEGGKDLMLRLTISGGGCSGFQYGFSLDNAVNPDDEIFESQGVKVIADEASLSLLEGSQIDYHEDLMSASFVIKNPNASSSCGCGNSFSV; this is encoded by the coding sequence ATGAATCCTCGTTTGACCATTACCGAAAGCGCTGCCAAACAAATAGCACATCTTATTTCTGAGGAAAAGGAAGGTGGGAAAGACTTAATGCTACGCCTCACCATCAGCGGGGGTGGCTGTTCTGGATTTCAATATGGATTTTCTTTGGATAATGCCGTGAATCCTGATGATGAGATTTTTGAATCTCAAGGCGTCAAAGTTATTGCCGATGAAGCTTCGCTAAGTCTTTTAGAAGGATCTCAAATCGATTACCATGAAGATCTCATGAGTGCGAGTTTTGTGATTAAAAACCCCAATGCGTCATCCTCTTGTGGATGTGGAAATTCTTTTTCCGTTTAG
- the fliP gene encoding flagellar type III secretion system pore protein FliP (The bacterial flagellar biogenesis protein FliP forms a type III secretion system (T3SS)-type pore required for flagellar assembly.) produces MALRLILFILLGFLFLTDPLCAQSISLDLGEGPSVTTRFIQLLALTSILALAPSILVMTTSFTRIVVVFSFLRNALGLQQSPPNTVIISLALFLTAFIMGPTLEKAYESGVKPYMAEEITEEEAWEKSVGPIQEFMLKHVREKDLGLFMDIAKVPSVNKASELPLKVLVPAFMISELKRAFEIGFLLFIPFLIIDMVVASVLMSMGMMMLPPVTISLPFKIIFFVLIDGWHLVAGSLIQSYGGG; encoded by the coding sequence ATGGCTTTGCGACTAATTCTATTCATCCTTTTAGGGTTTCTGTTTTTGACGGATCCTCTTTGCGCCCAATCCATTTCACTTGATTTGGGAGAGGGCCCTTCGGTCACCACTCGCTTTATTCAGCTTTTAGCACTTACCTCGATTTTAGCACTTGCGCCCTCAATTTTAGTCATGACGACTTCCTTCACACGTATTGTGGTCGTTTTTTCTTTTTTAAGAAATGCTTTGGGACTCCAGCAATCCCCCCCCAATACTGTGATCATCAGTTTGGCCCTTTTTTTGACAGCCTTTATTATGGGGCCGACTTTGGAGAAAGCTTATGAATCTGGGGTAAAACCTTACATGGCCGAAGAAATCACAGAAGAAGAAGCGTGGGAAAAATCTGTGGGACCCATCCAAGAATTCATGCTCAAACATGTGCGTGAAAAAGATTTGGGCCTTTTTATGGATATTGCAAAAGTCCCTTCCGTCAATAAGGCGTCTGAACTTCCACTCAAAGTTTTGGTGCCCGCTTTTATGATTAGCGAACTCAAACGTGCTTTTGAAATAGGGTTTCTTTTGTTTATTCCGTTTCTCATTATCGACATGGTGGTCGCCTCCGTCCTCATGTCTATGGGTATGATGATGCTCCCGCCCGTCACCATTTCCCTGCCTTTTAAGATTATTTTTTTTGTTCTTATTGATGGATGGCACCTTGTGGCTGGAAGTCTTATCCAAAGTTATGGAGGAGGGTAA
- a CDS encoding carbon storage regulator encodes MLYLSRKPGESVIVNGNIEVIVEDVQGKTVKLGFLFPEHVNVLRKEVFERIEAENKVAALGLQTLKDLRS; translated from the coding sequence ATGCTATATTTATCACGCAAGCCTGGCGAATCCGTGATTGTCAATGGAAACATTGAGGTCATAGTGGAAGATGTCCAGGGGAAGACAGTCAAACTTGGGTTTTTGTTTCCGGAGCACGTTAATGTGTTGCGAAAGGAAGTGTTTGAGCGTATTGAGGCCGAAAATAAAGTCGCGGCTTTGGGGCTTCAGACTTTGAAAGATCTGAGATCATAA
- a CDS encoding nucleoside-diphosphate sugar epimerase/dehydratase, protein MFKLYNIYQLFQNKIPSKIFKYGIDFLSLTTAYLTAQYILQIPLTSHLAADLVFLFIFSIGTAYFLSLEKHLWRFTSLYSLIDVFKYCAIILILFVGWRYLKGEGLATLIKFSFLFLIFSFSALNMVRILIRLAFERLRHPQVQTGANTVIVLGAGKGAELFIRESMKRADSAYKIEGLLDDDPNLWGKKIFGIKIYGPIKDMAKFVDSSTIQMIVIAIPSLDQDKLCEIITTAEELGMPVKILPSFEKLLINKNISPEDISMEDLLGRDAIQLDDTEVSNFIKGKNILITGAGGSIGSEICRQLIKLKPKSMILVDHSEYNLYKMSWELEHVFKYTQFVAVLASVNDFEVMEGVFRTHNPNIVFHAAAYKHVPLLEKQAKQALRNNFFGTKNVAELASLYGSEKFILISTDKAVNPTNVMGSTKRMAEVFCQNFNQSSETNYSIVRFGNVLGSDGSVIPLFKKQLKQGGPLTVTHPEITRFFMSIPEASQLVIQAGAMGKGGEIFVLDMGSPIKITDLAERLISLSGKRPYKDIEIVFTGLRPGEKLYEELFYESEGHIPTKREKIFIAKCSNNDFKGFEERLQVLEKSINHFHEEKLIEIISHMVPEATIDFSPKAIYGVDGGSGSDAN, encoded by the coding sequence ATGTTCAAATTGTATAATATTTATCAGCTATTTCAAAATAAGATTCCGTCAAAAATATTTAAATACGGGATCGACTTTTTGTCTTTAACCACTGCGTATTTGACAGCGCAATATATTCTTCAAATCCCACTGACAAGTCATCTTGCTGCTGATCTTGTGTTTTTATTTATATTCTCTATAGGAACGGCTTACTTTCTAAGCCTTGAAAAACACCTTTGGCGATTTACATCTCTTTATAGTTTGATCGATGTTTTTAAATATTGTGCGATAATATTAATTCTCTTTGTGGGTTGGAGATATCTCAAAGGTGAGGGTCTTGCCACTTTAATAAAGTTTTCTTTTTTATTCCTGATATTTTCGTTTTCCGCGCTCAACATGGTGCGCATTCTCATCCGTCTGGCTTTTGAAAGGCTTCGCCATCCTCAAGTGCAAACGGGAGCTAACACTGTGATTGTTTTAGGAGCCGGAAAAGGCGCTGAGCTTTTTATCCGAGAATCGATGAAACGTGCCGATAGCGCTTATAAAATTGAAGGCCTTCTGGATGATGATCCTAATCTGTGGGGCAAAAAGATTTTTGGTATTAAAATATATGGCCCTATAAAAGACATGGCGAAGTTTGTGGACTCCAGCACTATTCAAATGATTGTTATTGCTATTCCTTCCCTTGATCAAGACAAGTTGTGCGAGATTATTACAACGGCCGAAGAGTTGGGAATGCCTGTCAAAATTTTACCTTCTTTTGAAAAACTATTGATCAATAAAAATATCTCCCCCGAAGATATTTCCATGGAAGATCTTTTAGGGCGGGATGCTATTCAATTGGATGACACAGAAGTTTCAAATTTTATTAAAGGCAAAAACATTCTCATCACAGGCGCTGGTGGGTCTATTGGATCTGAAATTTGTCGACAGTTAATTAAATTAAAACCTAAATCTATGATTTTGGTCGATCACAGCGAATACAATCTTTATAAGATGAGTTGGGAGCTTGAGCATGTTTTCAAGTACACGCAATTTGTGGCAGTTCTTGCAAGCGTCAATGATTTTGAGGTTATGGAGGGGGTTTTTAGAACTCACAACCCTAATATAGTATTCCATGCCGCCGCCTATAAACATGTGCCTCTTTTAGAAAAACAAGCCAAGCAAGCCCTTCGCAATAACTTCTTTGGCACAAAAAATGTGGCAGAACTTGCCTCTCTCTATGGAAGTGAAAAGTTCATTCTGATTTCAACTGACAAAGCCGTTAACCCCACAAACGTCATGGGATCCACCAAAAGAATGGCAGAAGTTTTTTGTCAAAACTTTAACCAGTCCTCTGAGACAAATTATAGTATTGTACGCTTTGGAAACGTTTTGGGATCTGATGGGAGTGTAATTCCCCTTTTTAAAAAGCAACTCAAACAGGGAGGGCCTCTTACTGTAACTCACCCTGAGATCACGCGATTTTTCATGAGTATTCCCGAGGCCAGTCAATTGGTCATTCAAGCGGGAGCCATGGGGAAGGGGGGGGAGATCTTTGTGTTGGATATGGGGAGTCCCATTAAAATTACAGATCTTGCAGAACGCTTGATTAGTCTCAGTGGAAAAAGACCCTATAAGGATATTGAGATTGTTTTTACAGGACTAAGGCCTGGCGAAAAACTCTATGAAGAATTATTTTATGAAAGCGAAGGCCATATTCCCACAAAACGGGAAAAAATTTTTATTGCAAAATGCTCAAACAATGATTTTAAAGGTTTTGAAGAACGACTCCAAGTTCTGGAAAAATCAATAAATCATTTTCATGAAGAAAAACTTATCGAAATCATCTCCCATATGGTACCAGAAGCCACAATTGATTTTTCACCAAAAGCTATCTATGGCGTTGATGGTGGTTCAGGATCTGACGCGAATTAA
- the gatB gene encoding Asp-tRNA(Asn)/Glu-tRNA(Gln) amidotransferase subunit GatB yields the protein MSEKYYFEGNTGPWELIVGLEVHAQVSSQAKLFSGAPTAFGAEPNTQVAFVDAAMPGMLPVINRLCVEQAVKTGFGLNAEINLVSIFDRKNYFYADLPSGYQISQFQKPIVGKGHLDIELEDGSTRRIGVTRLHLEQDAGKSFHDQHPEKSYIDLNRAGVALMEIVSEPDIRSPEEAAAYVKKLRAIVRALGTCDGNMDQGSMRVDVNVSVRKPGAEMGTRAEIKNVNSVKFITQAIVFEATRQIEILEDGGQIVQETRLFDSNKGITRSMRSKEDAHDYRYFPDPDLPPLVIEAAWVEEIRKNLPELPDAKKARLMTSYDLPAYDASLLVSEAEIASYFESTLKFSNAQDAKTAKMISNWMLGELFATLNRENKTISESPITPEKLAGLIQEMNNGTISGKMAKDVFLLMWETSKTAPEIIEEKGLKQVSDNGVILAVIDKVMAENPQMVEDFKSGKDKLFGFFVGQVMKGMQGKGNPGLINDLLKERLK from the coding sequence ATGAGCGAGAAATATTATTTTGAAGGCAACACGGGCCCGTGGGAGTTGATCGTAGGCCTTGAGGTTCACGCACAAGTGTCCTCCCAAGCTAAGCTTTTTTCAGGTGCACCCACCGCTTTTGGTGCAGAGCCCAACACGCAAGTGGCTTTTGTAGATGCAGCCATGCCGGGGATGCTCCCTGTCATTAACCGTCTTTGTGTTGAGCAGGCGGTCAAAACTGGGTTTGGACTGAACGCCGAAATTAATCTCGTTTCGATCTTTGATCGGAAAAATTATTTTTATGCGGACCTGCCCTCTGGCTATCAGATTTCCCAATTCCAAAAACCTATCGTAGGTAAAGGGCATCTCGATATTGAACTTGAGGATGGCTCTACGCGTCGCATTGGTGTAACCCGCCTACACCTTGAACAAGATGCGGGTAAAAGTTTTCATGATCAGCATCCGGAAAAATCTTATATCGATTTGAATCGTGCTGGTGTAGCACTTATGGAAATCGTTTCCGAGCCAGATATCAGATCTCCAGAAGAAGCTGCTGCTTATGTTAAAAAATTGCGTGCAATTGTGCGGGCTTTAGGAACCTGTGATGGCAACATGGACCAGGGTAGTATGCGCGTTGATGTAAACGTGTCTGTCCGAAAGCCAGGTGCCGAAATGGGAACACGGGCGGAAATTAAAAACGTAAACTCGGTCAAGTTTATCACCCAAGCTATTGTTTTTGAAGCCACCCGTCAGATCGAAATTTTAGAAGACGGTGGCCAGATTGTCCAAGAAACCCGTCTTTTCGATTCGAATAAAGGCATTACTCGCTCGATGCGCTCAAAAGAAGACGCACATGATTATCGGTATTTCCCTGATCCTGACCTTCCCCCTCTTGTGATCGAAGCTGCATGGGTTGAGGAAATCCGTAAAAACCTTCCTGAATTGCCGGATGCGAAAAAAGCGCGCCTTATGACCAGCTATGATTTGCCCGCCTATGACGCCAGTCTTTTGGTAAGTGAGGCCGAGATTGCCTCTTATTTTGAATCCACCTTGAAATTTTCAAATGCTCAAGATGCCAAAACCGCCAAAATGATTTCGAATTGGATGCTGGGTGAACTTTTTGCAACATTAAATCGGGAAAATAAAACCATCTCTGAATCTCCCATTACACCAGAAAAATTGGCGGGGCTGATTCAAGAAATGAATAACGGCACAATCTCTGGAAAAATGGCCAAAGATGTTTTTCTACTGATGTGGGAAACGTCTAAAACCGCACCTGAAATTATTGAGGAAAAAGGGCTGAAACAAGTGAGTGATAACGGTGTTATTCTGGCTGTGATCGATAAGGTTATGGCTGAAAATCCTCAGATGGTTGAAGATTTCAAATCTGGAAAAGATAAACTCTTTGGGTTTTTTGTAGGCCAAGTCATGAAAGGCATGCAAGGCAAAGGCAACCCAGGGCTCATTAACGATCTTTTAAAGGAACGATTGAAGTAA
- the gatA gene encoding Asp-tRNA(Asn)/Glu-tRNA(Gln) amidotransferase subunit GatA, with protein MTQTQTALKPKSDLIELTLADARDGLHKKSFSSKELTQAYLDQMESTRDLNAYITETPEIALEMAVQSDARLHQGKGCALEGLPLGIKDLFCTKGTLTTAASKILYNYVPRYESTVTQNLWNAGAVMLGKLNMDQFAMGSSNLTSAYGGVKSPWIRKADSRALVPGGSSGGSASSVSVGSALAATATDTGGSIRQPAAFTGTVGIKPTYGRCSRWGIVAFASSLDQAGPITRDVRDAAIMLDVMCSHDPKDSTSAIQKPTQFEKALEGSLKGLRVGIPKEYQVDGMDSEITTLWQKGADWLKAQGAEIVEVSLPHTKYSLPCYYVLAPAEASSNLARYDGVRYGLRVPATTLDEMYELTRSEGFGEEVQRRIMIGTYVLSAGYYDAYYLKAQKVRALISQDFEKAFEKVDVILTPTTPSAAFAMDESPKDPVVMYLNDVLTVPANLAGLPGISVPAGYNKDGLPLGLQLIGPAFGEETILQAAYAIEGAANFQTFLQIQKGVL; from the coding sequence ATGACCCAGACGCAAACTGCCTTAAAACCAAAATCTGATTTGATCGAGCTCACTCTTGCAGACGCGCGGGATGGCCTTCACAAGAAATCTTTCTCCTCAAAGGAGCTGACCCAAGCCTATCTGGATCAAATGGAATCAACTCGGGATTTGAATGCTTACATTACAGAAACGCCGGAAATTGCCCTTGAGATGGCTGTTCAAAGTGACGCACGTTTGCATCAAGGTAAAGGGTGTGCCTTGGAGGGTTTGCCTTTAGGGATTAAAGATTTATTTTGCACAAAAGGCACGCTTACAACTGCCGCCTCTAAAATTCTTTATAATTATGTGCCCCGCTATGAATCGACGGTAACGCAAAATCTTTGGAATGCCGGTGCAGTTATGCTTGGAAAGCTAAATATGGACCAGTTTGCTATGGGATCGTCGAATCTAACGAGTGCTTATGGCGGCGTCAAAAGTCCTTGGATACGAAAAGCAGATTCAAGAGCTTTGGTTCCGGGTGGATCTTCGGGAGGTTCTGCTTCTTCTGTTTCTGTGGGATCAGCCTTGGCGGCCACGGCCACAGACACAGGTGGATCCATTCGACAACCTGCGGCTTTTACAGGAACTGTCGGGATTAAACCCACCTACGGACGCTGCTCTCGTTGGGGAATTGTGGCATTTGCTTCTTCACTCGATCAAGCGGGCCCGATTACAAGGGACGTTCGGGACGCTGCAATTATGCTTGATGTCATGTGTAGCCATGATCCGAAAGATTCAACCTCAGCTATTCAAAAGCCCACACAATTTGAAAAAGCTTTGGAGGGATCTTTAAAAGGCCTACGCGTGGGTATTCCTAAAGAATACCAAGTTGATGGAATGGATTCTGAAATCACTACCCTTTGGCAAAAAGGAGCCGATTGGCTCAAAGCGCAAGGTGCTGAGATTGTCGAAGTGAGCCTTCCTCACACCAAATATAGTCTGCCGTGCTATTATGTTTTGGCTCCCGCAGAAGCCTCCTCTAACTTGGCTCGTTATGATGGTGTGCGGTATGGATTAAGGGTCCCCGCCACAACCTTGGATGAGATGTATGAACTGACCCGCTCAGAAGGATTTGGAGAGGAAGTCCAGCGCCGGATTATGATTGGAACTTATGTTCTTTCCGCAGGCTATTATGATGCTTATTATTTAAAGGCGCAGAAAGTCCGAGCTCTCATCTCTCAAGATTTTGAGAAGGCTTTTGAGAAAGTTGACGTCATTTTAACTCCCACAACACCATCGGCAGCTTTTGCTATGGACGAAAGCCCCAAAGATCCCGTGGTCATGTATTTAAATGATGTCTTGACGGTTCCTGCTAACTTGGCGGGTTTGCCCGGAATTTCGGTACCTGCGGGCTATAATAAAGATGGTCTTCCTTTGGGGCTTCAGTTGATTGGCCCTGCATTTGGTGAGGAAACAATCTTACAAGCAGCGTACGCCATTGAGGGTGCCGCAAACTTCCAAACATTTCTACAGATTCAAAAAGGTGTCCTATGA
- the gatC gene encoding Asp-tRNA(Asn)/Glu-tRNA(Gln) amidotransferase subunit GatC, whose translation MSLDSATVKRVGRLARLKVPDEKVEPLRADLVRILKFIDQLSEVNTDAVEPMVGSGQRQMPMREDMITDGNYVSDVLANAPESAQNMFVVPKVVE comes from the coding sequence ATGTCCCTTGATTCTGCAACCGTGAAACGCGTAGGTCGATTGGCTCGCCTGAAAGTGCCTGATGAGAAAGTTGAGCCTTTGAGAGCGGACCTTGTTCGCATTTTAAAATTTATTGATCAATTAAGTGAGGTCAATACCGACGCTGTTGAACCTATGGTCGGATCAGGGCAGCGCCAAATGCCCATGCGTGAGGATATGATCACCGACGGAAACTATGTTTCTGATGTGCTCGCTAATGCGCCTGAAAGTGCGCAAAACATGTTCGTTGTCCCCAAAGTGGTGGAGTAA